In the genome of Columba livia isolate bColLiv1 breed racing homer chromosome 1, bColLiv1.pat.W.v2, whole genome shotgun sequence, the window CGGTCCACAGAATGCATGTGTTACTGCATATGTCAGCAAGGAGAGATCTACTGCAGCCTGTGCTAACTgaattaaatattgttttcaaataGTGTCTTACAGTATTTGGAGGTAATAAGTAGTCATATAAGTGGCAAAATTCGTACCtgagaggaaagggagaaacttaTTTGGTCATAAATGAGTATAGGAGTAAGACTCTTGGATGCTATTGCTGTGTGGACTTCTGAAGAAGGAAGGGATCCAAAAGGGCTTTCAGATAATTTGTCAAGAATCATGAAAAAGAGACTTAGGCAGTACAGAGGATAATTCTACCTTCCAGGTCCTTACGTTCCTTCAGCCCACTGGTATTACTCTAGGCTGAGTATCAGTCATCTGCTGTGCTTGTCCATCTTACAGGAAAGCTTTTACATGCATAAATCGCATTACCTTTATTTGTCAACACAGCAGCTACATACAGGCTAGGCCCAAAGAAACAGTAATGTTAGGAACAATATTCCACCTGCATTTAACTTCAGTTAAGTTATGTGAGGTTATAGAGGCATTAGTAAAAAGAACGACCTTTATAGCAAGCTGCCGTGACCAGAAGAAACATTCTGGCTTCTAATGTCTCATGTGTGTTTATGTTTGAAATAGGCATTTGCCAACCCAGAAGATACAGCATCACTTGGTAAAGGAGAGAGCGCCAAAAAATTTCTGCGGACAGATCCAGATGTTGAACGTGTACGCAGGTAATGCATAggaatcttttaaaattattttaaataggaGAATAACACTAAATCAGGAAATTAATTTCACCCAATTCTCTTTAGTAAGCCACtgtgttttgtgttgctttATGTAGTaatataataaattaatttgtctAAATGAGCAAACCGTTCCACATTCAAACGGTTGGCATGCATGCTAAAAATAAGAAGTCTGTGTCTGATTATAATAGCTAACTCTTGGATAATATCCTATATACAAGGGAGAAGTGATGAGAAGATTGTAAAATATGACAGTGAATTGATTTAGTATGAAGCAGTGTACATTAAGTGTAAATCAGCTTTCTATATAATTTGAACACCAGTTGCAATAGTATCTTTTCCTAAAGTGTAAAGGAAATAAGAGGAGTAAAACTATGTTGAAGTCATGGAACTCCAGGGCTGTAATGAGGGTGTTAATCTGGCAAATCATACTGAGTGGGAGTCAAACCCTGTGCTCTTTTTGCTGGATTGAATTGTGGTTACTCACTGATGTGTCAATTGTACAGGAAAGTTGATCACCCTTCAGGAAGAATGCTGTTAATAGTACAACATTTTGCAGCCTGTGgtgtatgtgttttgttttgcaagatTTGGGGCAGAATGTAAGCCATTTTTCGGTGGGCTAAATGTTgcagtttatttaattttatttagcaGATGACAGTATCTTCTGTTACCAGAATCGTAACTTCACAGATGCTGTTTGATACATCTGTGCTAACAAGGAACACTTCAGTGGAATACTGTCTATATCATTATTCCTTATGAATGAAGCTAGCTGTTTATTtactttatatatttttataccaAAAACTTGAATGTGAATGAACTCTTCTCATTTAAAACACCATTAGGGAAGATCGTGAAAATAAGTTATGGCTCTGATTTCAGAACAGTGCATCCTTGCAAAGATAGATGACTGGTGTTATGTTTCTGTATGTCTGTTCAGGATTAAAATCTCAGAAAGAAGGATCAAATCTCAGTGGGCTGTAAAGGTGCTGTGaacttcccttttctcctctttagTGGGCCAGGGAGTTGTTACTTGTTTAATTTGCTGGTTATTGTATAAAAATTACTACTTTTTGGTGAGGAATAATTGCATTCTATTTGTAAATTCTCAGATGACAACCAAGTTGATACTAATTTTACAACCAGATGCCCTTTTAACTCAGATCATTACGTTAGAGAAATGGCTACCACCTCACAGAGTCATTTGCACAGGTTAGATTTTGAAAACACTGTACTATCTAGTCTGtgttgctgttttgcagagctgtTCTGACTTGCCCAGCAGTCAGCTTGGTTCTAGCAATTCCATTGGTGCTGCagcatccattttttttcctcccaacaATGGTTCTTAATGGCAGTTtactatattttcttttgcaagctTCATGGCAACAGAGAATGCCACACAGATTTAACATGGCTTCTCTTCTGAATAAGTGGGATTTGTTGTGTTTATGGAGGTATAAAATACATTACATTCTTCAGCGGacttttttggaaaaaaacaggagcTGGAGGATATGTTTCCTTGCAATGATAAATGAGTTCAGAAAGCAGCTGCAAAACAGCACAATGTTCTGATTCTAGTTGGCTGTGAAATTTGACATAATTAGTAAGGCTTAGAGGTTGTTTCAATCAGTAAATTTGGCTGGAAGTATAATTTATATAAAGAGGTAAAGGGAGCACGGAAGGATTATGAAGAGGCATGACAGAATACTTCCAAGATCTGAAGTTCAGTCTCAACACATTTTTGGTAAATTATATTATAGTTCCAAAATTTCGAAcatttttcagctattttagTGCTTAATAGCGAAGAAAATGAACCAAAAGTGTAACTGTCACACCTGCTAGATGCTCAAAAATAGCATTCTTCAAGATGATTGAATTTCATTTGATAGAATGCTTCATATATAGGATATTCCATATTTTCTTTGTGGATGCTACAGACTTGAGTTTATGGGATTGAAATATACTATCTGGGTTGTGAAATCTAGTAGTTACAGTCACAGTCCAGTTAACTGATGTTCAGTGGAGAGATGCTACAAGAAAATTCCAGCTGTCTTCTTCCCCACTTTTCCTTGCATTCTCATGCACCCAGGTGAACTCATGTAGCTCTTGTAAGTCCCTAGTATTATGAAGATCCTGAGGAAAACCTAAATCCATTCGTACAAATATCATAGGCCTAGAAATGTGGGGTGTGGCACGAGAGATGTAAGTGATGTCAGGTGAGTAtgccaaaataatttcagtagcTGCATCAAGTCCCCACTGCTGAGGAAGCCAATGGTTGTATTATGGCCTTAACAGTAGCATTCTTTGAAAACGCTGACAAATATTGAGGCTTGAAGTGGTTTATTCAACAAAATATAATGTTGTAAACCAATTTTGCTTCTTTCCCCAGGGGCCACCTGAATGACCTTGAAAATATTGTCCCATTTCTTGGCATTGGACTGCTGTATACTCTCTGTGGCCCTGAGCTGTCCTCAGCCTTGCTACATTTCAGGATCTTTGCTGGGTCTAGGATCCTTCACACTTTTGCGTACTTGATCCCtcttccccagcccagcagaggtTTGTCTTGGGCAGTTGGGTATGTAGTGACCATCTCGATGGCGTACCAAGTGCTGAAGACGGCATTGTACCTGTAGCAGAGTCATAGCTTCTATGTACCATTCCATATTCCGTGAGAAGTTTCCAGCAGTGTATGATGATGTCTAGAATGAGTTTTCCATGGTGACTGGAATTTGATTTTTAGCAGAGGCTTTTCATTCCtgttcagaaatatttctttttagagggaaaaaaaaaatccttttccttGTAATCCCTATTCATGGGCTGCATTGCCAAAATATTAGATTGAATGTTCCCTTTGCGATTTGTCAAGTGCTTACAATTCTAAACGTGCAATGATGCTGTATTGATAGCATGTGTGGTAATTTTCTACAGATGCACTATTTTTGTCTGTAGCTCTGAAGTCTAAATCAATaaagacaagaggaaaaaaagcatgtttgtatttttgttttcattttgactcTTCTCACTGCAGCCCGCAAATAGCATGTCACTGTGTATCACGAAGAGATTCCAATCACACAGTTCTTTGAAGACTGCTTACCTTAATAATAAGATATAACCAGTAATGCTAGgcttgtaaaaaaatatttga includes:
- the MGST1 gene encoding microsomal glutathione S-transferase 1 isoform X2; translation: MAGSSVRSGEMAKLTQLIDNEVFWAYATYTTIVLLKMMLMSPVTAYFRITRKAFANPEDTASLGKGESAKKFLRTDPDVERVRRGHLNDLENIVPFLGIGLLYTLCGPELSSALLHFRIFAGSRILHTFAYLIPLPQPSRGLSWAVGYVVTISMAYQVLKTALYL
- the MGST1 gene encoding microsomal glutathione S-transferase 1 isoform X1, with product MAAPGGSGRFACSPLPRRLPGAKSWRGPVLGLVTHHHSHTGPDKAEFLLLSKQLLTSILPASPPRSSVRSGEMAKLTQLIDNEVFWAYATYTTIVLLKMMLMSPVTAYFRITRKAFANPEDTASLGKGESAKKFLRTDPDVERVRRGHLNDLENIVPFLGIGLLYTLCGPELSSALLHFRIFAGSRILHTFAYLIPLPQPSRGLSWAVGYVVTISMAYQVLKTALYL
- the MGST1 gene encoding microsomal glutathione S-transferase 1 isoform X3; this translates as MAKLTQLIDNEVFWAYATYTTIVLLKMMLMSPVTAYFRITRKAFANPEDTASLGKGESAKKFLRTDPDVERVRRGHLNDLENIVPFLGIGLLYTLCGPELSSALLHFRIFAGSRILHTFAYLIPLPQPSRGLSWAVGYVVTISMAYQVLKTALYL